CACTACGCCCGCACGTTCCCCGCCAGTGCGCCGGAGCGGGCCAGGGACTGTCCGGAACGAAGCATTCCGCTGCCGGCCCACCAGGACGCGTCGATCCCCGCCACTACCCTCAGAAGTGCGAAGTGGAGATGCACCCCGAGCGAAGGAGTGGAATCGAGCAATGAGTCCTCAAGCGCTGGTTCTTGAAAACCTGTTCACCGGATCGCGACGAATCAGCTTTGCCTCGGTGCGGAATTCGTTAGGACTCAGATTGTCTCTCTTCTCGCAATGGCTGACCCGCTGGACACGGCCCAAGGCCGACGGAAAGGATGCCCGGCGCTCCGCAGGGGAATCCCCGGACGGCGCGGCGTGCATCTTCTGCCAGCCGCATCGGCCCGAGGTCAACCAGGTCATGGAGGAGAACAAGACCTGTTACGTGCGGTACGACAACTTCCCGGCCGCCGCCGGCCATGTGGAAGTGGTCCCGAAGCGCCACGTCGAGTCGTTCTTCGGGCTGACACCGAGGGAGCTCAAGGACGCCTACGCCCTCATCCTGACCGCGCAGGAGCGCCTCACCGAGAAGCACGGCCCCGACGGGTACACCATCGGCATCAACGAGGGCCGTGCGGCCGGCCGGACCGTTGACCACCTGCACATC
The sequence above is a segment of the Streptomyces lydicus genome. Coding sequences within it:
- a CDS encoding HIT family protein, with the protein product MSPQALVLENLFTGSRRISFASVRNSLGLRLSLFSQWLTRWTRPKADGKDARRSAGESPDGAACIFCQPHRPEVNQVMEENKTCYVRYDNFPAAAGHVEVVPKRHVESFFGLTPRELKDAYALILTAQERLTEKHGPDGYTIGINEGRAAGRTVDHLHIHLIPRHFGDVPDPRGGIRRAVPNCDPDAWAEEPEDPEAAFKALTEAQAGRR